A section of the Aythya fuligula isolate bAytFul2 chromosome 9, bAytFul2.pri, whole genome shotgun sequence genome encodes:
- the RARRES1 gene encoding retinoic acid receptor responder protein 1, translating into MQGLGASLPVLLLLLLLLSAQLPPPAVGDQPPRALGAERSLDPSSRLAVGAARVALHKYNFQAASPSGLRALGQVRKATVKSIPGMGQKYYLQFTTEDYRSRENAGSCLATVLYPKKKSPPAVNIKCINTKDQKQIQEEDNRLYQKLKRQTKPIIGSNIPDIFGNMEPAFEPVWALAVAGSSYMMWEKSTEKVGYFMSQVKSVKQWMRKDDSLEFDYTILLHEMPTQEMILCHMRLIWLPGRHLKVKYTCESDSHRLEDGSGMESGSAAGITHEREENF; encoded by the exons ATGCAGGGGCTCGGCGCCTCTCTgcccgtcctcctcctcctccttcttctcctcagCGCCCAGCTCCCGCCGCCGGCTGTGGGGGACCAGCCGCCCCGGGCGCTGGGCGCGGAGCGGTCGCTGGACCCCAGCAGCCGCCTGGCCGTGGGGGCGGCTCGGGTGGCGCTGCACAAATACAACTTCCAGGCGGCGTCCCCCAGCGGGCTGCGGGCTCTGGGGCAGGTCCGAAAGGCCACCGTGAAG aGCATTCCAGGAATGGGTCAGAAGTATTACCTGCAGTTCACTACCGAAGACTACAGAAGCAGG GAAAATGCTGGGAGCTGCCTTGCTACAGTCTTGTATCCGAAGAAAAAGTCTCCACCTGCTGTCAATATCAAGTGCATAAACACCAAAGACCAGAAGCAAATCCAAGAAGAGGACAACAGATTATATCAAAAACTTAAGCGCCAAACCAAACCAATAATTGGAAGCAATATTCCAG ACATCTTTGGAAATATGGAACCTGCCTTTGAGCCAGTGTGGGCTTTGGCTGTTGCTGGCAGCAGTTACATGATGTGGGAGAAGTCAACAGAGAAAGTGGGTTACTTCATGTCACAAGTCAAGTCTGTGAAGCAGTGG ATGAGGAAAGATGATTCCCTTGAGTTTGACTACACCATCCTGCTCCATGAAATGCCGACACAG GAAATGATTTTGTGTCACATGCGCCTCATTTGGCTTCCTGGTCGCCATCTGAAAGTGAAATACACCTGTGAGTCAGACAGTCATCGGCTTGAAGATGGATCTGGAATGGAATCTGGGTCAGCTGCTGGAATAACacatgaaagggaagaaaacttttaa